CATCTAAATTTAATAATGCTTTTACTGCTTTATTATTTTTAGCTCCTGCACTCATTAGTGCTATATCTAAAGCATTATCTAATCTGATTTTTGCTATGTTCTCAGCATACTCCTTATCTTTAGACTTTTGAGTTTCTTGCATATCTGATATTTGCTTTTTAAGTTCTTCATTATCTCCTACATTCTTTTTCACCTCCTCTAAATTCTTAATTAATGACTTATTACTCTCAGCTAGTTGATTTTTTTCAGTTTCTAGCTCTAAATATTTAGCTCTTTCCACATATCCTTCTAACTCTTTTTTAGATTCTCCAGCTACTTTTAGAGCTAGTTCCTCTTTAAGTCCTAATGCTACTAATTGCTCTTTAGTCATTTATTTTTCCTCCTCTTTATTTTTTATTCATACCCTTTCTTTCTCTTATAGTTCCCCAAATAAAGCCAATTCCTAGTCCTATTACAAGTCCTATAAAAAAATATCCTGCTGGTGTCATTTCTCTCATCTCCTTTTAGTTCTATATAAAAAAGAGCAAGGAATACCACTAGCATAAGTTCCCCACCCTATTTTGTACCATCTTTCATGATTGATAAAAGCAAAAATTTCTCCCATTTTTACGCCTC
This is a stretch of genomic DNA from Candidatus Fusobacterium pullicola. It encodes these proteins:
- a CDS encoding phage scaffolding protein, which gives rise to MTKEQLVALGLKEELALKVAGESKKELEGYVERAKYLELETEKNQLAESNKSLIKNLEEVKKNVGDNEELKKQISDMQETQKSKDKEYAENIAKIRLDNALDIALMSAGAKNNKAVKALLNLDGAKIGEDGKVVGLDEQLKVLKAAADSSFLFEVTQTPKGGSPAGNPEKKVNFNEMTYSQMEKYLAENPGAKID